A section of the Primulina eburnea isolate SZY01 chromosome 1, ASM2296580v1, whole genome shotgun sequence genome encodes:
- the LOC140810663 gene encoding protein MKS1-like, whose translation MDPPEVFSTRPPPRKELQGPRPAVLKVNKDSYKIRKPPVPPPAKTQPRQEPPPPEDRQPVIIYAVSPKVIHTTVTDFMKLVQRLTGNASSAAESGEAAGDLSPAARIASIEQTSASPKDREITANTGNPTGVDDILCNILESADVEVGPATGILSPAPGALQPISPGFFSPVSDLFAMMGYNNMFIPSPSTLFSPPMVSPSTLFSAPMVSPSPSSCDLFNPFFDF comes from the coding sequence ATGGATCCTCCGGAGGTTTTCTCCACCAGGCCACCGCCAAGAAAGGAGCTGCAGGGCCCTCGGCCCGCCGTGCTCAAAGTCAACAAAGACTCCTACAAGATCAGAAAGCCACCAGTTCCGCCGCCGGCCAAAACCCAACCACGGCAAGAACCTCCTCCTCCGGAAGACCGACAGCCGGTCATAATCTACGCAGTTTCTCCCAAAGTCATTCACACCACCGTGACCGACTTCATGAAATTGGTCCAGCGCCTGACCGGGAACGCATCCTCCGCCGCCGAGTCCGGCGAAGCAGCTGGGGACCTCTCTCCGGCTGCCCGGATAGCTTCCATAGAGCAAACGAGCGCATCTCCTAAAGATAGAGAAATCACAGCTAACACCGGTAATCCTACTGGCGTTGATGATATTCTGTGCAATATTCTCGAAAGCGCCGACGTTGAAGTGGGTCCTGCTACCGGAATACTATCTCCGGCGCCGGGTGCTCTGCAACCAATCTCGCCGGGGTTCTTCTCTCCGGTCTCGGACCTATTTGCGATGATGGGTTACAATAACATGTTCATACCTAGTCCGTCGACGCTGTTTTCTCCTCCAATGGTGTCTCCATCGACGCTGTTTTCTGCTCCAATGGTGTCTCCTTCACCATCTTCTTGCGATCTCTTCAATCCATTCTTCGACTTTTAG
- the LOC140810523 gene encoding probable Histone-lysine N-methyltransferase ATXR5 isoform X1 has protein sequence MAPSSIPSAPGSHPQLGAAGIARGTKYRSLKEIMKIAKLVVVAENGEECGGGNYYSRVACEQCGSGERDDELMLCDSCDRGYHMLCLRPIVARIPMGPWFCPACSDDNNRPLKSFTQKKIVEFFRIQKCGQLTGKCASPQDAKRRRRRSLVFHKKRRRLLPYISSEDPVRRLVQMRSLASALTALCMEFSNELTYTPGMATKLSNQAIFEDGGMQVLAKEDIETLELCRAMYGRGECPPLIVTFDSCEGYTVEADGPVKDMTFLAEYTGDVDYIKNREQDDCDSMMTLLLATDPSKSLVVCPDKRGNISRFINGINNYTPEGRKKQNVKCVRYSVNGDCRVLLVATRDILKGERLYYDYNGYEQEYPTHNFV, from the exons ATGGCGCCGTCATCAATCCCCTCGGCTCCCGGGAGCCACCCGCAGCTCGGAGCCGCCGGGATAGCTAGGGGGACGAAGTACAGGTCATTGAAGGAGATCATGAAGATAGCCAAGCTTGTGGTGGTGGCGGAGAATGGCGAGGAATGTGGCGGCGGTAATTATTACAGCCGAGTGGCTTGCGAGCAATGCGGTTCCGGTGAGCGAGATGATGAGCTGATGTTGTGCGATAGTTGTGACAGAGGGTATCACATGCTCTGCCTCCGCCCGATCGTGGCCCGAATCCCTATGGGGCCGTGGTTCTGTCCCGCCTGCTCCGATGACAACAATCGCCCGCTTAAAA GTTTTACGCAGAAGAAGATTGTTGAATTTTTTAGGATTCAGAAATGTGGGCAATTGACAGGGAAATGCGCCTCTCCTCAAG ATGCTAAAAGGCGCCGAAGACGTTCTTTAGTGTTCCACAAGAAGCGTAGGAGATTGTTGCCATATATTTCGTCAGAAGATCCTGTAAGAAGGCTAGTTCAGATGAGATCTCTTGCCTCGGCTTTGACAGCACTGTGCATGGAATTCAGCAATGAGCTTACTTACACCCCTGGCATGGCGACTAAATTATCTAATCAAGCTATATTTGAAGATGGTGGCATGCAG GTGCTTGCCAAAGAAGACATCGAGACATTAGAGTTGTGTAGGGCTATGTATGGTAGAGGCGAATGCCCCCCTCTTATTGTGACATTTGATTCGTGTGAAGG TTATACGGTAGAAGCCGATGGTCCTGTAAAAGATATGACGTTTCTTGCAGAGTATACAGGGGACGTGGATTACATTAAGAATCGGGAGCAAGATGATTGTGATAGCATGATGACTCTTCTTTTAGCAACTGATCCATCTAAAAGCCTTGTTGTCTGTCCAGATAAGCGTGGAAATATTTCCCGCTTTATCAATGGCATAAACAATTACACACC GGAGGGCAGAAAGAAGCAGAATGTTAAATGCGTGAGATACAGTGTCAATGGTGATTGCCGAGTGCTTCTTGTTGCAACTCGTGATATTTTGAAAGGGGAGAGGCTGTATTACGACTATAATGGATATGAACAAGAGTACCCAACCCATAATTTTGTCTAG
- the LOC140810523 gene encoding probable Histone-lysine N-methyltransferase ATXR5 isoform X2, with the protein MAPSSIPSAPGSHPQLGAAGIARGTKYRSLKEIMKIAKLVVVAENGEECGGGNYYSRVACEQCGSGERDDELMLCDSCDRGYHMLCLRPIVARIPMGPWFCPACSDDNNRPLKSFTQKKIVEFFRIQKCGQLTGKCASPQDAKRRRRRSLVFHKKRRRLLPYISSEDPVRRLVQMRSLASALTALCMEFSNELTYTPGMATKLSNQAIFEDGGMQVLAKEDIETLELCRAMYGRGECPPLIVTFDSCEGYTVEADGPVKDMTFLAEYTGDVDYIKNREQDDCDSMMTLLLATDPSKSLVVCPDKRGNISRFINGINNYTPDNSIWHHVWKAEAR; encoded by the exons ATGGCGCCGTCATCAATCCCCTCGGCTCCCGGGAGCCACCCGCAGCTCGGAGCCGCCGGGATAGCTAGGGGGACGAAGTACAGGTCATTGAAGGAGATCATGAAGATAGCCAAGCTTGTGGTGGTGGCGGAGAATGGCGAGGAATGTGGCGGCGGTAATTATTACAGCCGAGTGGCTTGCGAGCAATGCGGTTCCGGTGAGCGAGATGATGAGCTGATGTTGTGCGATAGTTGTGACAGAGGGTATCACATGCTCTGCCTCCGCCCGATCGTGGCCCGAATCCCTATGGGGCCGTGGTTCTGTCCCGCCTGCTCCGATGACAACAATCGCCCGCTTAAAA GTTTTACGCAGAAGAAGATTGTTGAATTTTTTAGGATTCAGAAATGTGGGCAATTGACAGGGAAATGCGCCTCTCCTCAAG ATGCTAAAAGGCGCCGAAGACGTTCTTTAGTGTTCCACAAGAAGCGTAGGAGATTGTTGCCATATATTTCGTCAGAAGATCCTGTAAGAAGGCTAGTTCAGATGAGATCTCTTGCCTCGGCTTTGACAGCACTGTGCATGGAATTCAGCAATGAGCTTACTTACACCCCTGGCATGGCGACTAAATTATCTAATCAAGCTATATTTGAAGATGGTGGCATGCAG GTGCTTGCCAAAGAAGACATCGAGACATTAGAGTTGTGTAGGGCTATGTATGGTAGAGGCGAATGCCCCCCTCTTATTGTGACATTTGATTCGTGTGAAGG TTATACGGTAGAAGCCGATGGTCCTGTAAAAGATATGACGTTTCTTGCAGAGTATACAGGGGACGTGGATTACATTAAGAATCGGGAGCAAGATGATTGTGATAGCATGATGACTCTTCTTTTAGCAACTGATCCATCTAAAAGCCTTGTTGTCTGTCCAGATAAGCGTGGAAATATTTCCCGCTTTATCAATGGCATAAACAATTACACACC TGATAATTCCATTTGGCACCATGTTTGGAAAGCTGAAGCTCGTTAG
- the LOC140810752 gene encoding uncharacterized protein produces MACEKSKYDIWLGKPQSVKERRENFLWKMGFVEGSSALDEYEAMGLERVTESTGAVSSSCGLFDSWDGDNLPFEARGPNSDACFSVDYSDQDWLDDLEETNAKNESVKQCEVNQIQASVEEGGIVDNRTKKAIRWWRHFTQKMKRSQAVKASNESKTFADSRSSIRVRVEQNGKRCVECSAVYAGQEINAHNGLIWTMKFSPDGQYLASGGEDGLVRIWRVGSVDVDSNTEKCRFGGQDVDKKNDSIKKKSSHLSIIIPEKTFFIEEKPVRTFRGHSSDVLDLAWSKSNYLLSSSMDRTVRLWRVDSDECLSVFHHSNYVTCVQFNPVDENYFISGSIDGKIRIWGVTSGRVEDWINAHDIVTTVSYLPSGKGFVVGSVSGVCRFYETSAENELLLNAEINFIGRKKSSGNKITGIQFLKDDPRRVMITSEDSKIRILDGLEVVRKYRGLAKSGTQMSASFTSDGRHIISVGEDSRIYMWNSDDSFIQTSKLAKSIRSFEHFFYEGVSVAIPWTEFHTEQNHGSSNSGMETKNNQDSPSRLWDPERFSLANWFSMDGSSKGSVTWPEEKLPSWDFPSGEQDCKPCNHYGDHHLHQHEVDNHSSRIISSTWGLVFVTANWDGTIRTFHNYGLPTRTPFKF; encoded by the exons ATGGCGTGTGAAAAGTCGAAGTATGATATTTGGTTGGGGAAGCCGCAGAGTGTTAAGGAGAGAAGGGAGAATTTCTTATGGAAAATGGGATTTGTCGAGGGTTCTAGTGCTTTAGATGAATATGAGGCAATGGGGTTGGAAAGGGTTACTGAATCTACTGGAGCAGTTTCGAGTTCTTGTGGATTGTTCGATTCCTGGGACGGTGACAATTTACCGTTCGAAGCACGGGGACCAAATAGTGATGCATGTTTCTCAGTGGATTATTCCGATCAGGATTGGTTGGATGATCTTGAAGAAACCAATGCAAAAAACGAATCTGTCAAACAATGTGAAGTGAATCAAATTCAGGCTAGTGTTGAAGAGGGTGGAATCGTGGATAATAGAACGAAGAAAGCTATAAGGTGGTGGAGACACTTCACACAAAAGATGAAGAGAAGCCAAGCTGTTAAAGCATCAAATGAGTCTAAAACATTTGCTGATTCACGAAGCTCAATTCGGGTTAGAGTCGAACAGAACGGAAAGCGGTGTGTGGAGTGCAGTGCTGTCTACGCCGGACAAGAGATCAATGCTCATAATGGCCTAATTTGGACAATGAAATTTAGTCCTGATGGCCAATACCTGGCTAGTGGAGGTGAAGATGGATTAGTTCGTATCTGGCGTGTTGGCTCTGTGGATGTTGATTCCAATACCGAGAAATGCAGATTTGGTGGCCAAGATGTCGACAAAAAGAACGATTCTATTAAGAAAAAATCTAGCCATTTATCAATCATCATCCCTGAAAAGACTTTCTTCATTGAAGAGAAGCCAGTGCGGACTTTCCGGGGACATAGCAGTGATGTTTTGGACCTTGCATGGTCTAAATCTAAT TATCTTCTATCATCATCGATGGACAGAACAGTTCGATTGTGGCGAGTAGACTCGGATGAATGCCTCAGTGTTTTCCATCACagcaattatg TGACTTGTGTTCAATTCAATCCCGTTGATGAGAACTACTTCATCAGTGGTTCGATAGATGGTAAAATTCGAATTTGGGGAGTCACGAGTGGTAGAGTTGAGGATTGGATCAATGCTCATGATATCGTGACCACAGTATCCTACCTGCCCAGTGGAAAG GGTTTTGTTGTTGGTTCGGTTTCCGGTGTGTGTCGTTTCTACGAAACATCAGCAGAAAACGAGTTGCTGCTAAATGCAGAGATAAACTTTAttggaagaaagaaatcatCTGGCAACAAAATTACTGGCATCCAG TTTCTTAAAGACGACCCAAGAAGAGTGATGATAACATCAGAGGACTCCAAGATTCGAATTCTTGATGGGCTTGAGGTTGTCCGAAAATACAGAG GCTTGGCAAAATCGGGTACTCAGATGTCGGCATCATTTACATCAGACGGAAGGCACATAATATCAGTTGGGGAGGACTCCCGCATCTATATGTGGAACAGTGATGATTCATTCATCCAAACATCGAAACTAGCCAAATCTATTCGTTCATTTGAGCATTTCTTCTACGAAGGTGTGTCTGTGGCCATACCCTGGACAGAGTTCCACACAGAACAAAACCATGGCAGTTCTAATTCTGGTATGGAAACAAAGAACAACCAAGATTCCCCATCGAGGTTGTGGGATCCGGAACGGTTCTCCCTAGCAAATTGGTTTTCCATggatggttcctccaaaggctCGGTAACATGGCCTGAAGAGAAGCTTCCATCATGGGATTTTCCCTCCGGCGAGCAGGATTGTAAGCCATGCAACCACTATGGTGATCACCATCTTCATCAGCATGAGGTTGACAACCATAGCTCAAGAATCATATCCTCTACATGGGGTCTCGTTTTCGTGACAGCTAATTGGGATGGCACGATTAGGACGTTCCATAACTATGGACTTCCGACTAGAACTCCGTTCAAATTTTGA